Proteins encoded together in one Chitinophaga sp. LS1 window:
- a CDS encoding 3'-5' exonuclease — protein sequence MEQGNGYSSIKLTKEQTAIIQSRGSVRINAIAGSGKTTTIVEYAASRPGNPSILYLAFNKSVRLEATRKFEAKGLSNVRVGTAHSLAYKQIVFAHKYKVRGQGYKNGEIVDMLRLKGNGEKHNEYVIATHINKFLSYYCNSSTVKIVELNYLETLTDKEAVAFVTKFYTTIENGTRAILNKMNTGEIEITHDFYLKKFQLVNPILYYDYILFDEAQDASGVMLDVILKQEATKVIVGDVHQQIYGWRHAVNSLEKAHYDLLRLSTSFRYVQDVANLASEILFWKNHMAETQKVSIFGRPKPVKLGNLKATIARTNLGLLLNAIDFITDNPKVKHIYFEGNINSYTYADDGTSLYDVLNLQNGNLDRVNDKVVKSMRNLDELEEYIEKTEDVQLATMVEIVKEYGNEIFAIMKKLKALHVGDEDRHKAEMIFSTVHRAKGMEYDTVYLVNDFIAEEKLKELNKKEEADVDRLMEEVNLLYVAVTRTKGQLNIPETLVPAGFPASPYINVLKVKAEGNPYNNVKTSSLRRINKHTSTPEKGIIKKRAALKEAAKPWSAGQDEELKIMFEKGMPVSRLTVYFDRTKGSILERLKQLGYYLD from the coding sequence ATGGAACAAGGGAATGGCTATTCTTCAATAAAGCTGACTAAAGAGCAGACTGCTATTATTCAATCAAGGGGCAGTGTCCGGATCAATGCCATTGCGGGATCCGGCAAGACTACGACTATAGTAGAGTATGCTGCGTCGAGGCCCGGCAATCCTTCCATATTATATCTTGCGTTTAATAAATCAGTCAGGTTGGAGGCGACACGTAAGTTTGAAGCAAAAGGGCTTTCAAATGTACGGGTAGGGACTGCGCATTCATTGGCGTATAAGCAAATTGTATTTGCACATAAATATAAGGTAAGAGGGCAGGGGTATAAGAATGGAGAGATTGTGGATATGTTGCGATTGAAGGGGAATGGAGAAAAGCACAATGAATATGTGATAGCGACGCATATCAATAAATTCCTTTCTTACTATTGTAACAGCAGTACGGTAAAGATCGTGGAGCTCAACTATCTGGAAACGCTGACAGATAAGGAAGCGGTAGCGTTTGTGACAAAGTTTTATACCACCATAGAAAATGGAACGCGGGCGATTTTAAATAAAATGAATACGGGGGAAATAGAGATCACCCATGATTTCTATTTGAAAAAGTTCCAGTTGGTCAATCCGATCTTATATTACGACTATATACTTTTTGATGAAGCACAGGATGCTTCCGGGGTAATGCTGGATGTGATCCTGAAGCAGGAGGCGACGAAAGTGATAGTAGGTGATGTACACCAGCAAATTTACGGATGGCGGCATGCGGTGAACTCATTGGAGAAGGCTCATTACGATTTACTACGGTTATCGACAAGTTTCCGGTATGTGCAGGATGTGGCTAATCTGGCATCTGAGATCCTCTTTTGGAAGAATCACATGGCTGAAACGCAAAAGGTCTCCATTTTTGGCAGGCCAAAGCCTGTGAAGCTGGGGAACCTGAAGGCAACGATCGCGAGAACGAATCTTGGGTTGTTGCTGAACGCGATAGATTTTATTACGGATAACCCGAAGGTGAAGCATATTTATTTCGAGGGGAATATCAATTCATATACCTATGCAGATGATGGTACATCATTGTATGACGTATTGAACCTGCAGAATGGGAATTTAGACAGGGTGAATGATAAGGTGGTGAAGTCAATGCGGAACCTGGATGAGCTGGAAGAGTATATAGAAAAAACGGAGGATGTGCAGCTGGCGACGATGGTGGAGATTGTAAAGGAGTATGGGAATGAGATCTTTGCAATCATGAAGAAGTTGAAAGCTTTGCATGTAGGGGATGAGGATCGTCATAAGGCAGAGATGATCTTTTCAACAGTGCACAGGGCGAAAGGGATGGAGTATGATACGGTGTACCTGGTGAATGATTTTATTGCAGAGGAGAAGCTGAAGGAATTGAATAAGAAGGAAGAGGCAGATGTGGATCGGTTGATGGAGGAGGTGAACCTCTTATATGTTGCGGTTACAAGGACCAAGGGGCAGTTGAATATTCCTGAGACGCTCGTGCCTGCGGGCTTTCCAGCCTCGCCTTATATCAATGTATTGAAGGTGAAGGCAGAAGGGAATCCTTATAATAATGTCAAGACTTCTTCACTGAGAAGAATTAATAAGCATACGTCTACGCCCGAAAAGGGTATTATTAAGAAGAGAGCAGCGTTGAAAGAGGCGGCGAAGCCATGGTCGGCAGGGCAGGATGAGGAGTTGAAGATCATGTTTGAGAAGGGGATGCCGGTGAGCAGGCTGACGGTGTATTTTGACAGGACGAAGGGATCGATATTGGAGCGGTTGAAGCAATTGGGATATTATTTGGATTAA
- a CDS encoding DUF6377 domain-containing protein, whose translation MNRITFIAVFVLAFFQGYAQHIDADSLVEVLKSELKKENNFDLTRINRIGDLRSSLLRADSNDFTLQYDLCSKIYEEYSSFKFDSAYVYVKKMVSLSEQFHQKDLLIESEIRLGYTLYFSGFYKEAFDVIRKIDTSRFTQAQWSDYLTMRARLNQSIADYDNDPFFSKGYYEQSDLDFRMARVITPVNSFEKKIDLAFLPDSLRHKSLTPDYFFNLIMEQRLSPHGIAMVATRIAAAYNGKDKVLFLALAAIGDVRSSTKETLAIFLLAQELYHMNHTNDAYIFMQAAARNANFYGAKNRAVQIESLLPLVAGKVIDEKQHQRDKLLIGFLTFLIVAVVLFFLLFIYRKQLLQIRASELMIKEKNAQLEHVNEQLWESSKIKEELIGLFFKTCSSYIETLEKIKQHTLHSIKLKKYNEVNDLMKGIHINEEKESLYNMLDSVFLTMFPNFIASFNALLKTEDQIWPKSGETLNATLRIFALMRLGIIEHEAIAKILDYSVSTVYTYKTRIKSRALVPATDFEQKIMEIKFIK comes from the coding sequence ATGAATAGAATAACATTTATAGCCGTTTTTGTACTGGCATTTTTTCAGGGGTATGCACAGCATATTGATGCAGATAGTTTGGTGGAGGTGCTTAAATCAGAGTTGAAAAAAGAGAACAATTTTGACCTGACGAGGATCAATAGGATAGGAGATTTGCGGTCTTCATTGCTTCGTGCGGACAGCAATGATTTTACGCTGCAATATGATCTTTGTTCAAAAATATATGAGGAATATTCTTCTTTTAAATTTGATTCTGCATATGTGTATGTAAAGAAGATGGTGAGCCTGTCAGAGCAGTTTCATCAAAAGGATCTGTTGATTGAGAGTGAGATCAGGTTGGGGTATACTTTATATTTTTCCGGATTTTATAAGGAAGCGTTTGATGTAATTAGAAAAATTGATACGAGCAGGTTTACACAGGCGCAATGGAGTGATTATCTGACTATGCGGGCGAGGTTGAATCAAAGTATTGCGGATTATGACAACGATCCATTTTTTTCGAAGGGATATTATGAGCAGTCGGATCTGGATTTTAGAATGGCGCGGGTGATTACGCCGGTGAATAGTTTTGAAAAGAAGATTGACCTGGCTTTTTTGCCGGATTCATTGAGGCATAAAAGTCTGACCCCGGACTATTTTTTCAATCTGATCATGGAGCAGCGGTTGTCACCTCATGGTATTGCAATGGTGGCTACGCGGATAGCGGCTGCTTATAACGGGAAGGATAAAGTACTTTTTTTGGCGTTGGCGGCGATTGGGGATGTACGGTCTTCAACGAAGGAGACGTTGGCTATATTCCTGTTGGCGCAGGAGTTGTATCATATGAACCATACAAATGACGCTTATATATTTATGCAGGCAGCGGCGCGCAATGCCAATTTTTATGGGGCGAAAAACCGGGCAGTGCAGATAGAGTCATTGTTGCCGCTGGTGGCGGGGAAAGTGATAGATGAGAAACAACATCAGCGGGATAAGTTGTTGATTGGCTTTTTGACATTTTTGATAGTGGCGGTGGTGTTGTTTTTCCTGTTATTTATTTACAGGAAGCAGCTATTGCAGATAAGGGCCAGCGAGCTGATGATCAAGGAGAAGAATGCGCAGTTGGAGCATGTGAATGAACAGTTGTGGGAGTCGTCGAAGATAAAGGAGGAATTGATCGGGTTATTTTTTAAGACCTGTTCATCTTATATAGAAACGTTGGAGAAGATAAAGCAGCATACATTGCATAGTATAAAGCTGAAGAAGTATAATGAAGTGAACGATCTGATGAAGGGGATTCATATTAATGAAGAGAAGGAGAGTTTGTATAATATGCTGGATAGTGTTTTTTTGACCATGTTCCCGAATTTTATAGCATCCTTCAATGCGTTGTTGAAAACAGAGGACCAGATCTGGCCGAAGTCGGGCGAAACGCTGAATGCGACGTTGCGCATATTTGCATTGATGCGGTTGGGGATTATTGAGCATGAGGCGATTGCGAAGATCCTGGATTATAGTGTAAGTACTGTGTATACTTATAAGACCCGGATCAAGTCGCGGGCGTTGGTACCTGCGACTGATTTTGAGCAAAAGATTATGGAGATTAAGTTTATTAAATAA
- a CDS encoding SusC/RagA family TonB-linked outer membrane protein: MLKNYFCLIFILLGYTSFAQNRTITGKVIDSTTNDPLPGVTIRVVGSKAGTTTDANGSFVLSISTADQALTFSSIDYLTQTVRLSTQNTLLVKLVQNVQELKGVEVVSVGYGTLNRKEVSSAITHVSANELKAVAGNNPLMSLQGKVAGLTITNTATADPNSSPNIQLRGVSSRSAGLGPLYVINGVPGGNIDNINQNDIESIDVLKGGAASAIYGTRGSNGVIIITTKKGTGDSKLVYNGYVSLDKITMAPRVLTASEFRQYRVNATPTMGIDYGANTDWMKAVTRNPTYGQKHTLQISGGTANDNYFASADYRNATGIDLRASKKEYGARLNVNHTSKSNVYTVALNVAPRYMKTSNADQSNFNNAITLNPTQPVYDSTGYHYLNTGFFSNNPVENARLIKSQAEIRELDMSGSVRVNILKNLYSTATISNIKSSYKNLYFRPSTMTTIVHTGQTTKTNYASQEQVDNDQQNIEWTINYGLNYHQHHFKLLGGYSYSYFNYQQFSANNYDFPFDTFEWNNLGSGTWNGGDKGNGQGAVSSTQNDSRLAAFFGRINYDFDNKYILTASIRHEGSSKFGTDNKWGNFPAVSLAWRISDENFMKNKISWLNDLKLRADYGITGNQDFGNYLSLLLYGGYGYFTFNGVTYQVYGPSQNVNPDLSWEKAINFNAGIDFDIFNSRLSGSLNYYVRTNKDLLGYYNVPLPPNSQSQTFTNVGTMKNSGLEVQLNAQVIRKSDFNYNISFTTALNNNKFVSFSNKVYQGSPYLDLAGLPAPGSPGTIQRVQEGHRIGEFYMLRSAGVDENGALLVYKKDGTIVTANNANADDKQFVGNGLPKFTGSLGNVFTYKNWDLNIFFRGNFGYKIFNMQAFYLGTPATQTDANTLRSAYDPGSKYAKLTSSSTLSLASDYFLESGSFVKIDNVTLGYSHAVKSKFMQAFRVYAAASNLHTFTSFKGGDPDLYPVNGLTPGVQGNLNFYPATIQFLGGLQVTF, translated from the coding sequence ATGCTAAAAAATTATTTTTGTCTAATCTTTATTCTGCTTGGATACACATCCTTTGCTCAAAACAGGACGATCACCGGCAAAGTCATTGATTCTACTACCAACGATCCGTTGCCAGGCGTAACGATCCGGGTGGTAGGATCCAAGGCAGGCACCACCACCGACGCCAACGGTTCATTTGTATTAAGCATTAGTACAGCTGACCAGGCCCTCACTTTTTCTTCCATTGACTACCTCACGCAAACTGTCCGGCTCTCCACCCAAAACACCCTACTGGTAAAACTGGTCCAAAATGTCCAGGAACTAAAAGGTGTCGAAGTGGTCAGCGTCGGCTACGGTACTTTGAACAGAAAGGAAGTGTCAAGTGCCATCACCCACGTGAGCGCGAACGAACTAAAAGCCGTCGCAGGCAATAACCCGCTCATGTCCCTACAGGGAAAAGTAGCGGGATTGACCATCACCAACACTGCCACCGCCGATCCAAACTCCTCTCCCAACATCCAGCTACGAGGCGTTTCTTCCCGAAGCGCAGGTCTGGGGCCACTGTATGTCATCAATGGAGTGCCCGGCGGTAATATCGATAACATTAATCAGAATGATATCGAATCTATCGACGTGCTTAAAGGCGGTGCCGCATCTGCCATCTATGGTACCCGCGGTAGCAACGGCGTGATCATCATCACCACCAAAAAGGGAACAGGCGATTCAAAACTGGTGTACAATGGCTACGTGAGCCTGGACAAAATCACCATGGCTCCCCGCGTGCTCACTGCCAGCGAGTTCCGGCAATATCGCGTCAATGCCACCCCAACCATGGGTATCGACTACGGCGCCAATACTGACTGGATGAAAGCCGTAACCCGCAATCCTACCTACGGCCAGAAGCATACCCTGCAGATCTCCGGCGGTACCGCAAATGATAACTACTTTGCCTCTGCCGACTACCGGAATGCCACCGGTATTGACCTTCGTGCCTCTAAAAAGGAATATGGCGCACGTCTGAATGTGAACCATACCTCAAAGAGTAATGTCTATACAGTGGCGCTCAATGTGGCGCCCCGGTATATGAAAACCAGCAATGCCGATCAATCCAATTTTAATAATGCGATAACGCTCAATCCAACTCAACCCGTGTACGACAGTACCGGCTATCATTATCTCAACACCGGTTTCTTCTCCAACAACCCTGTTGAAAATGCCCGGTTGATCAAAAGTCAGGCTGAGATAAGAGAACTGGATATGAGCGGTTCTGTAAGAGTGAACATCCTCAAGAACCTGTATTCTACAGCGACCATCTCCAATATTAAATCCTCTTACAAGAACCTTTATTTCCGTCCGTCTACCATGACCACCATCGTGCATACAGGGCAAACAACTAAAACAAACTATGCCTCACAGGAGCAGGTGGACAACGATCAGCAGAATATTGAATGGACCATCAATTATGGCCTCAACTATCACCAACACCATTTCAAATTACTGGGTGGCTATTCCTATAGTTATTTCAATTACCAGCAATTCAGTGCCAACAACTACGATTTCCCATTCGATACTTTTGAGTGGAACAACCTGGGTTCCGGTACCTGGAATGGTGGCGACAAAGGCAATGGCCAGGGCGCTGTATCCTCTACTCAAAATGATTCCCGCCTTGCAGCATTCTTTGGCAGGATCAACTATGACTTTGATAATAAATACATCCTCACTGCCAGCATTCGTCACGAAGGCTCATCCAAGTTCGGTACTGACAATAAATGGGGAAATTTCCCTGCCGTATCCCTTGCATGGCGTATCTCTGACGAGAACTTCATGAAAAATAAGATCAGTTGGCTCAACGACCTGAAACTGAGAGCTGACTACGGCATCACTGGCAACCAGGATTTCGGTAACTACCTTTCCCTGCTGCTCTATGGTGGTTATGGATACTTCACCTTCAATGGTGTTACCTACCAGGTATACGGCCCTTCACAGAATGTGAACCCCGACCTGAGTTGGGAAAAAGCGATCAACTTTAACGCAGGCATCGACTTCGATATCTTCAATAGCCGCTTATCCGGTTCACTCAACTACTATGTACGTACAAACAAAGATCTGTTAGGATATTATAACGTACCACTGCCACCGAACTCTCAGTCACAAACATTCACCAATGTGGGTACTATGAAGAACTCCGGTCTGGAAGTACAATTGAATGCACAGGTCATCCGGAAAAGTGACTTCAATTATAATATCTCCTTCACCACCGCCCTTAATAATAACAAGTTCGTTTCTTTCTCCAACAAGGTGTATCAGGGCTCTCCTTACCTCGATCTGGCAGGATTACCAGCTCCCGGTAGCCCAGGTACAATTCAGCGTGTGCAGGAAGGCCACCGCATCGGTGAATTCTATATGTTAAGATCAGCAGGTGTAGATGAAAATGGTGCACTGCTGGTGTATAAAAAAGATGGTACTATCGTCACCGCCAACAATGCCAATGCAGATGACAAACAATTTGTAGGCAATGGTCTGCCTAAGTTTACCGGTTCACTGGGTAATGTATTCACCTATAAAAACTGGGACCTGAACATCTTCTTCCGTGGCAATTTTGGCTATAAGATCTTCAATATGCAGGCATTCTACCTCGGTACGCCTGCTACACAAACAGATGCCAATACATTGCGCTCTGCCTACGATCCGGGTAGTAAATATGCGAAGCTGACCAGTTCATCTACATTATCACTGGCCTCCGATTACTTCCTCGAATCAGGTTCATTTGTTAAGATTGATAATGTGACACTGGGCTACAGCCATGCTGTCAAATCCAAATTCATGCAAGCCTTCAGGGTGTATGCTGCTGCCAGCAACCTGCACACTTTCACCAGCTTCAAAGGTGGTGACCCTGACCTGTATCCCGTGAACGGTTTAACACCCGGGGTACAAGGTAATTTGAATTTCTATCCGGCTACAATCCAGTTCCTGGGCGGCTTACAGGTAACCTTCTAA
- a CDS encoding RagB/SusD family nutrient uptake outer membrane protein — MKNNYIVKAALATLLILGSCTKLDETVYDKVDADQFLTRRDDVIRDFLRPFEHAYWSIQGNDIYAASENATDEIGTYNRQGDWQDGNYYQRMHYHTWTTQDGFTSGAWTAFYQGIVLATNSLQDMESITDPAKLNITATELADFKAELRTLRAWFYLRAFDFYRNIEIITDVKHTTTGNKQSTPAETFAYIESELKAAIPDLPKRADLGSNGIGRWTQAGAAALLVRLYLNAQAYINTDRYTDCATVAQDIIDGKYGAYALDTRWDAPFDYTNSTVNSETIYGFPCTLSRTHWQYDGGMYFWSLTYDAAPLYCKFTDFGQSNPRFALQPGRDVDSVEYPFALGKPFVKFQHYPDDYRLKLYKNLGNSTREGMFLFGYLPFERSVNGATVPDTVRGNKGSYPLFIRDQVGWFLDAKPGTVIADKESNMNHADHNSGIFMLKYPMYPTPDANRITSAYAEVRLSEIYYSLAECKYRAGDKASAAVLLNAVRKRNYPEGSTSLYKTDGSQLTDQEMLDEWGREFLGENRRRTDLVRWGVFNTGTWWDKQPDADNHTAIFPIGKDIMGANPQLVQNPGYE; from the coding sequence ATGAAAAATAACTATATAGTGAAAGCTGCACTGGCCACATTGCTGATCCTTGGCAGCTGTACAAAACTGGATGAAACAGTATACGACAAGGTAGATGCTGACCAGTTCCTCACAAGAAGAGATGATGTGATCAGAGATTTTCTTCGTCCATTTGAACATGCGTATTGGAGCATTCAGGGAAATGATATCTATGCCGCCAGCGAGAACGCTACCGACGAAATAGGAACATACAACCGTCAGGGTGACTGGCAGGATGGTAACTACTACCAACGCATGCACTACCATACATGGACTACGCAGGATGGCTTTACAAGTGGCGCCTGGACTGCTTTTTACCAGGGTATCGTATTGGCCACCAACTCCCTGCAGGATATGGAAAGTATTACTGACCCTGCTAAACTCAATATTACTGCTACCGAACTTGCAGATTTTAAAGCAGAACTCAGAACACTGAGAGCCTGGTTTTACCTGCGTGCATTTGATTTCTATCGCAACATTGAAATCATCACCGATGTAAAACATACCACTACCGGCAATAAACAATCCACACCAGCCGAAACCTTCGCTTACATCGAGTCCGAATTAAAAGCTGCCATCCCTGATCTGCCTAAAAGAGCAGACTTAGGCAGCAACGGTATTGGCCGCTGGACACAGGCAGGAGCAGCAGCATTGCTGGTACGCCTCTACCTGAATGCACAGGCATATATCAACACAGATAGGTATACTGATTGCGCCACTGTAGCACAGGATATCATTGATGGTAAATATGGTGCCTATGCACTGGATACCCGTTGGGATGCGCCATTTGATTATACAAACAGCACGGTCAATTCAGAAACTATTTACGGTTTCCCTTGTACTTTATCACGTACTCACTGGCAATACGATGGCGGTATGTACTTTTGGAGTCTCACATACGATGCAGCTCCGCTATATTGTAAGTTTACTGATTTTGGTCAGTCAAATCCAAGATTTGCATTACAACCAGGCAGAGATGTAGACAGTGTGGAATATCCATTTGCACTGGGAAAACCATTTGTAAAATTCCAGCACTACCCTGACGATTATCGGCTTAAATTGTACAAGAACCTGGGCAACAGTACCCGTGAAGGTATGTTCCTCTTCGGTTACCTGCCTTTCGAACGTTCTGTGAATGGTGCAACTGTGCCAGATACGGTTCGTGGTAACAAAGGATCTTACCCTTTATTTATCCGCGACCAGGTAGGTTGGTTCCTCGATGCAAAGCCAGGTACAGTCATTGCTGACAAAGAATCCAACATGAATCATGCGGATCATAATTCAGGCATATTTATGTTAAAATATCCGATGTATCCTACTCCTGATGCCAACCGTATTACATCCGCCTATGCAGAAGTACGTTTGTCAGAAATCTATTATTCACTCGCTGAATGCAAATACAGGGCTGGAGATAAGGCTAGTGCTGCCGTATTACTGAATGCCGTTCGCAAACGTAACTATCCTGAAGGTTCTACAAGTCTGTATAAAACCGATGGTAGTCAGCTAACCGATCAGGAGATGCTGGATGAATGGGGTCGTGAATTCCTGGGAGAGAACCGTCGTCGTACAGACCTGGTTCGCTGGGGCGTATTTAACACCGGCACCTGGTGGGACAAACAACCTGATGCCGACAATCATACAGCCATCTTCCCTATCGGAAAAGATATCATGGGAGCCAACCCACAACTGGTGCAGAATCCCGGCTATGAATGA
- a CDS encoding TIM-barrel domain-containing protein — translation MIQVSKCFLFFLGVMCWGAVNAQKIPIRQSGLVGNSIAEFIPEGFDPSKTPSLMLQREPPIKGKVPANWKVVPEFNGTGASVKLDEEISLYGGGEVTGPLLRNGQTIKLWNTDNGAYGTDSGKRLYQTHPWVIGVRKDGSAFGVLFESQWKSTMTTHSDKVSFITEGGTRFRVFVIDRSSPQEVVKGLAELTGTIEMPPRWALGYQQCRFSYLTEQRVREIADTFRLKQIPCDAIWMDIDYMEGFRIFTFNKKNFPDPKQLNADLHAKNFHSIFMIDPGVKADPAYSVYQSGTAQDVWVKDSTGKEYHGKVWPGDCAFPDFTIPRTRQWWSGLYRNFMANGIDGIWNDMNEPAVMDGNLGTMPYNTPHRGGGTLPAGPHLLYHNAYGRLMVQATREGVMAANPDKRPFILTRANLLGGQRYAATWTGDNLADAQFMKVSVPMSITLGLSGQPFSGPDIGGFLENTSKELWADWIGFGALLPFARGHACEGTNNKEPWAFGPDIEKTSRIALERRYRLLPYLYTLFYKAHQTGSPIMQPVFFDDPADARLRAEEQAFLLGEDLLVIPSFAQNPALPKGNWEQLQLIDGDSQDAHQARLMLKSGRILPVGKAIQHTNDNSLEELTLFISLDGAGKAKGELYWDAGEGWGFKKGEYCQLTFQAKEEKGVTKISLASRNGKYDIDKEIHHINAIVIKNGERYQGVITLKGGEIKTN, via the coding sequence ATGATTCAAGTTTCAAAATGTTTCCTGTTCTTCCTGGGTGTCATGTGCTGGGGTGCGGTGAATGCGCAAAAGATCCCTATCCGGCAGTCAGGTCTGGTGGGCAATTCTATTGCTGAATTTATTCCGGAAGGCTTTGATCCATCGAAAACACCTTCATTAATGCTGCAACGTGAGCCGCCGATAAAAGGTAAGGTGCCTGCTAACTGGAAAGTAGTACCTGAATTTAATGGAACAGGTGCAAGTGTTAAACTGGATGAAGAAATCAGTTTATATGGTGGTGGAGAAGTAACAGGACCGCTGCTGAGAAACGGTCAGACAATCAAACTCTGGAATACCGACAATGGTGCATATGGTACGGATAGTGGCAAGCGACTGTACCAGACACACCCATGGGTAATTGGTGTAAGAAAAGACGGTTCTGCATTCGGCGTGCTCTTTGAAAGTCAGTGGAAATCTACAATGACCACCCACTCAGACAAGGTATCTTTTATTACAGAAGGCGGTACACGCTTCCGGGTATTTGTGATCGATCGCTCCTCTCCGCAGGAAGTAGTGAAAGGATTGGCAGAATTAACAGGCACCATAGAAATGCCGCCAAGATGGGCATTGGGCTATCAGCAATGCAGGTTCTCTTACCTCACGGAACAACGTGTAAGAGAAATTGCCGATACCTTCCGCCTCAAACAAATTCCTTGTGATGCGATCTGGATGGATATTGATTATATGGAAGGCTTCAGAATTTTCACCTTTAATAAAAAGAATTTCCCGGATCCGAAACAGCTCAATGCCGATCTGCATGCAAAGAACTTTCATTCCATCTTTATGATAGATCCCGGTGTGAAAGCCGATCCTGCTTATTCCGTATACCAGTCTGGTACAGCGCAGGATGTATGGGTGAAAGATAGCACCGGAAAAGAATATCATGGCAAAGTATGGCCAGGCGATTGTGCCTTCCCTGATTTCACGATTCCCCGTACACGGCAGTGGTGGTCCGGGTTGTACCGCAACTTCATGGCCAATGGTATAGATGGTATCTGGAATGATATGAACGAACCCGCTGTGATGGATGGAAACCTGGGTACCATGCCATACAATACGCCACATCGTGGGGGTGGTACATTACCCGCAGGCCCACACCTGTTATATCACAATGCTTATGGCAGACTGATGGTACAGGCTACCCGCGAAGGTGTGATGGCAGCCAACCCGGATAAGCGTCCTTTCATACTCACACGTGCAAATTTACTGGGTGGACAACGCTATGCTGCCACCTGGACGGGTGATAACCTGGCAGATGCACAGTTTATGAAAGTATCAGTTCCTATGTCCATTACATTGGGTTTATCAGGACAGCCTTTCAGCGGACCGGATATCGGAGGTTTCCTGGAAAATACTTCTAAAGAATTATGGGCAGACTGGATTGGATTTGGTGCGCTGTTACCATTTGCAAGAGGCCATGCCTGTGAAGGAACGAATAACAAAGAACCATGGGCGTTTGGGCCGGATATCGAAAAGACATCCCGCATTGCACTGGAACGCAGGTATCGGTTATTACCTTATCTCTATACGTTGTTTTACAAGGCACATCAGACAGGATCACCCATTATGCAGCCTGTCTTTTTTGACGATCCGGCAGATGCAAGGTTGAGAGCAGAAGAACAGGCATTCCTGTTAGGAGAAGATCTGCTGGTCATCCCTTCATTTGCACAGAACCCTGCATTGCCAAAAGGTAACTGGGAACAGTTGCAATTGATTGACGGAGATAGTCAGGATGCACATCAGGCAAGATTAATGCTCAAAAGCGGTCGTATTCTTCCTGTAGGGAAAGCAATACAGCATACAAATGATAATTCATTAGAGGAACTGACATTGTTTATTTCTCTGGATGGTGCAGGCAAGGCGAAGGGAGAATTGTACTGGGATGCTGGTGAAGGCTGGGGTTTTAAGAAGGGAGAATATTGTCAGTTAACTTTTCAGGCGAAAGAGGAAAAGGGAGTGACTAAAATTAGTCTGGCTTCAAGGAATGGGAAGTATGATATAGACAAAGAGATCCATCATATAAATGCAATCGTCATAAAAAATGGGGAGCGCTATCAGGGAGTGATTACACTCAAAGGCGGGGAGATAAAAACGAATTGA